In Phocoena phocoena chromosome 3, mPhoPho1.1, whole genome shotgun sequence, a single window of DNA contains:
- the LECT2 gene encoding leukocyte cell-derived chemotaxin-2, producing MFSTGVLLPAVLISPALAGPWATICAGKSSNEIRTCDSHGCGQYTAQRNHSLHQGVDVLCSDGSTVYAPFTGRIVGQEKPYKNKNAINNGVRISGRGFCIKVFYIKPIKYKGSIKKGEKLGTPLPLQKVYPGIQSHIHIENCDLSDPTVYL from the exons ATGTTTTCCACAGGAGTCCTCCTTCCGGCTGTTTTGATTTCACCTG CACTGGCTGGGCCATGGGCTACTATATGTGCTGGCAAGTCTTCCAATGAGATCAGGACATGTGACAGCCACGGCTGTGGCCAGTACACGGCTCAAA GAAATCACAGCCTTCACCAGGGTGTGGATGTCTTGTGCTCGGATGGATCTACTGTGTATGCACCTTTCACCGGAAGGATTGTGGGCCAGGAGAAaccttataaaaacaaaaatgccatCAATAATGGTGTTCGGATCTCTGGAAGAG gTTTCTGTATAAAAGTGTTCTACATTAAGCCAATTAAATATAAAGGTTCTATCAAGAAGGGAGAAAAACTGGGCACTCCATTGCCCTTGCAGAAAGTTTATCCTGGCATACAATCTCACATACACATTGAAAACTGTGACCTGAGTGATCCTACTGTGTACCTATAA